A window of the Canis aureus isolate CA01 chromosome 29, VMU_Caureus_v.1.0, whole genome shotgun sequence genome harbors these coding sequences:
- the OAT gene encoding ornithine aminotransferase, mitochondrial yields the protein MMFSRLAHLQTVAVLRRGVHSSVASATSVATKKTIQGPPSSDYIFERESKYGAHNYHPLPVALERGKGIYVWDVEGRKYFDFLSAYSAVNQGHCHPKIVNALKNQADKLTLTSRAFYNNVLGEYEEYVTKLFNYHKVLPMNTGVEAGETACKLARRWGYTVKGIPKYKAKIVFAAGNFWGRTLSAISSSTDPSSYDGFGPFMPGFEIIPYNDLPALERALQDPNVAAFMVEPIQGEAGVVVPDPGYLMGVRELCTQHQVLFIADEIQTGLARTGRWLAVDHEGVRPDVVLLGKALSGGLYPVSAVLCDDEIMLTIKAGEHGSTYGGNPLGCRVAIAALEVLEEENLGENAEKMGIILRNELMKLPSDIVTAVRGKGLLNAIVIRETKDYDAWKVCLRLRDNGLLAKPTHGDIIRFAPPLVIKEDEIQESVEIINKTILSF from the exons ATGATGTTTTCCAGACTAGCTCATTTGCAGACCGTTGCTGTGCTCCGTCGTGGAGTTCATTCTTCAGTGGCTTCTGCTACGTCTGTTGCAACTAAAAAGACAATCCAAGGCCCTCCATCTTCTGATTACATTTTTGAGCGAGAATCTAAATATGGTGCACACAACTACCATCCTTTACCTGTAGCCCTGGAAAGGGGAAAAG gtattTACGTATGGGATGTAGaaggcagaaaatattttgacttcCTGAGTGCTTACAGTGCTGTCAATCAAGGCCATTGCCATCCAAAGATTGTGAATGCTCTGAAAAATCAAGCAGACAAACTGACCTTAACATCCAGGGCTTTCTATAATAATGTACTTGGTGAATATGAAGAGTATGTTACTAAACTTTTCAACTACCACAAAGTTCTTCCTATGAATACag GAGTGGAGGCTGGAGAGACCGCTTGCAAACTTGCTCGTAGGTGGGGATATACCGTTAAGGGTATTCCAAAATACAAAGCAAAGATTGTTTTTGCAG ctgGAAATTTCTGGGGGAGAACATTGTCTGCCATCTCCAGTTCCACAGACCCGAGCAGCTACGATGGTTTTGGACCGTTTATGCCAGGTTTTGAGATCATTCCATACAATGATCTGCCTGCTCTCGAG CGTGCTCTTCAGGATCCAAACGTTGCAGCATTCATGGTAGAACCAATTCAGGGTGAGGCGGGCGTCGTCGTTCCGGATCCCGGCTACCTGATGGGTGTGCGAGAGCTCTGCACCCAGCACCAG GTTCTGTTTATTGCTGATGAGATTCAGACAGGATTGGCCAGAACTGGAAGGTGGCTGGCTGTCGATCATGAAGGGGTCAGACCGGATGTAGTTCTTCTGGGAAAGGCACTTTCCGGAGGCTTATACCCT GTATCGGCGGTGTTGTGTGATGATGAAATAATGCTGACCATCAAGGCGGGGGAACATGGGTCCACGTACGGAGGCAACCCGCTAGGCTGCCGAGTGGCCATCGCAGCCCTGGAG GTTTTGGAAGAAGAAAACCTTGGCgaaaatgcagaaaaaatggGTATCATCCTGAGAAACGAGCTCATGAAGCTGCCATCTGACATTGTCACTGCTGTCAGGGGGAAAGGATTACTAAATGCTATTGTTATTCGAGAAACCAAAG ATTATGATGCTTGGAAGGTGTGTCTGCGGCTCCGCGATAACGGACTTCTGGCCAAGCCGACCCATGGCGACATCATCAGGTTTGCACCTCCACTTGTGATCAAGGAGGATGAGATTCAGGAGTCTGTGGAAATCATTAACAAGACCATCTTGTCTTTCTGA